In Alkalimarinus alittae, the DNA window GAGCAGTTGGGATTACACCAACCCTCAAGGCGTTCAAGCGACGTTTGACCTAGGGCGCCGTGACGGCGAAACGTTAATAAAAGAGATGCAATCCCGTCAACAGTAATCAAAAAACTGGCATTACTACTAACCTAGCAATGTTTCAAGTTAATGGGTTTATTCATTATATTAGTTTGCTACAATATTATGCAGTAATACTCTGCAGTATATACTTGTGTGTACTACAATGGAGCAAGCATTAAGATAAAAATACATCCACATAAAAAAGAGACTAACCGATGAAAAAACTTCTTTCTGGCATCGCCTTGTTAGCTGCCACAGTACCTTCAGTAAACGCAGACGAGCTTGATAGCGGCTTCTATATATTTCCGTCAATAGGTTACTTTCTACTTGATGATAACCGCAATACAGACAACGCCCCTACCGCATCGTTTGCAGCGGGTTATCAATTTAACAACCGATTTTCTACTGAAGCCTCTTACGGTATTCTAAAAACAGAGTCTAATACCACAGGCCAAGACATTGATGGCACCCTTTACCATGTTGATGCTATCTACCACTTGAACGATGACGACACCGTTCAGCCCTATGTCCTAGCAGGTATTGGTAACATGGACATGGATATGCCAGGCTCTGAGAATGATGATGAAACCAGCTATAACGCAGGCGCAGGTTTTAAACGTCATATAACTGAAAACCTATCGTTGCGTGCAGAAGCTCGCATGTTTTACGGTAATGATTCAAATAACAAAGACGCACTTATTAACTTCGGTTTAGTGTATCTATTTGGCGGCAGCTCATCGAGCGAAGCTGAAGACGTTGATTATGATACAGATGGCGATGGCGTATTAGACAGCAAAGACCAATGCCCTAACACGGCTGCAGGTACAGACGTTGATAGCGTAGGCTGTGCGATTGTTGTAGCACCAAGAGATGGTGATAAAGACGGCATAGAAGATAGCTTAGATAACTGCCCTAACACACCAGCAGGAAGAACTGTAGATGCCAAAGGCTGTGAACTAGACGCTGATGGTGATGGTGTTGTAGATGGTGCCGATCAGTGCCCTAACACACCAGCAGAAGCAAAAGTTGATAGCAAAGGGTGTGCATTAGCCATCACAACTACCGTTACCCAAACACTAAACGTAAACTTCCCTAATAATTCATCAATCGTGCCTAGTAACGCGAAGTCTGAGATTGATGAGCTTTCTGTATTTATGAAGTCATACCCTGCGACCAAAGTAACTATCGAAGGCCACACGGATAGTTCAGGTGACGCTAAATACAATCAGTACCTTTCTGAAAAGCGTGCTAAATCTATTGCTAAAATCTTAGTAGAAGACTACGGCATAGAAAGCTCAAGAGTTTCTGCAATCGGTTACGGTGAAGAAAAGCCAATAGCTGACAACAGCACTGCTGAAGGCCGCAAGCAGAACCGTAGAGTTCACGCTGTAATTGAAGCGACTACAACGAAGTAACATACGGTTAGCAAATAAGGGGGCAGCGTCTGCTGTACCCTTATTACCAACCTTAAAAGCCAATTAAATCCCTACCTATCTAAATACTCTAAATCTCATTATTAAAATCAAAACAACACCCGCAATCACGCCATAAAGATGGGAATCAACCGCCACAGGCCCTGAAATAAAGTCAGACATAAAAGAAGCATCCCCGTTCACCTGCTCTACACCTACTTTAAACGCGGTTAAACCTAGCGCAACAATACGAAAAATAACGGGATAACTAGTATCCGTTGCCAGAGCATAAACCACGAGCGCATATAAACTAGCCGAAAGCCCCACATACCAACTGATACCCGGACTTAAAAACCACATCATCAAACTAATCAAAAGCGAAGCGAGTAACCATAAAAAAAGTGTCCGAACAGGTCGACCCAGAGGCCTAAATAAAGCCAATAGCAACGCGAGGCAAAGGCCGTTCATTAACAGGTGAACCCAACCTATATGATCGAGATGACCCGTTAGCAGTCGCCACCACTCTCCCCCTACTATCGCACCGCGATGATAGCGAGCATCAAATAAATTAAAATGATCTAAGCCTTCAATAAAAATAGCCGGCAACAAAAGCACCAACAATATGGTAGCCGCCTGCTTGAGCCCGACTTGTAGTATTCTCATGTTCTTCTCAACTCAGTGGAAATTTAGACGTGAAATTTATGTTCAAATTGGCTATGGCATCCCATTACTACTTATAACCCTTAGCATCAAAGAAGGTGATTATATTCATTGTCAAAGCGCGATGATATCATCTCGACCAAAATTTAATGATCAATAACTATAATATAAATATAGACTTAGATAGGCTCCCAACTAAAAGGAGCCCCAACATACAAAGGCTCAACTTAATGACAAAAAAAATAGCACTTTCCACGCTCGCAATTGTAGCAGCAGTACTTGCGCTGTTAATCGCGCTCA includes these proteins:
- a CDS encoding OmpA family protein, with product MKKLLSGIALLAATVPSVNADELDSGFYIFPSIGYFLLDDNRNTDNAPTASFAAGYQFNNRFSTEASYGILKTESNTTGQDIDGTLYHVDAIYHLNDDDTVQPYVLAGIGNMDMDMPGSENDDETSYNAGAGFKRHITENLSLRAEARMFYGNDSNNKDALINFGLVYLFGGSSSSEAEDVDYDTDGDGVLDSKDQCPNTAAGTDVDSVGCAIVVAPRDGDKDGIEDSLDNCPNTPAGRTVDAKGCELDADGDGVVDGADQCPNTPAEAKVDSKGCALAITTTVTQTLNVNFPNNSSIVPSNAKSEIDELSVFMKSYPATKVTIEGHTDSSGDAKYNQYLSEKRAKSIAKILVEDYGIESSRVSAIGYGEEKPIADNSTAEGRKQNRRVHAVIEATTTK
- the rrtA gene encoding rhombosortase; amino-acid sequence: MRILQVGLKQAATILLVLLLPAIFIEGLDHFNLFDARYHRGAIVGGEWWRLLTGHLDHIGWVHLLMNGLCLALLLALFRPLGRPVRTLFLWLLASLLISLMMWFLSPGISWYVGLSASLYALVVYALATDTSYPVIFRIVALGLTAFKVGVEQVNGDASFMSDFISGPVAVDSHLYGVIAGVVLILIMRFRVFR